From a single Lewinella sp. LCG006 genomic region:
- a CDS encoding T9SS type A sorting domain-containing protein translates to MKYTNALAILLFILMLPSHSYTQNYHLDSLAILSQAVPESSGLLFKEGRLITHNDSGGAPHLYEIDTLDGQVVREVVINNAQNIDWEDLTADSTYLYIGDIGNNFGNRTDLTIYKIPWSEYLTRDSIEAQQINYSYSDQLDFSNNQFFTPYDAEALVAIGDSLFLFTKDWSTAHSKVYPLPKTPGTYAAIAIDSFAVPGLITGVDLSPGGNQLLLSAYSGTSAFVLAFSDFTAFPLSVETVYSWPLPLTGSIKSEGICWRNDRFAYISTEQVGTLPSVLYRLDTDFVSAVTFPESSLVKVFPQPATENIQVTAKQIYGLELYNANGTLVLKTTQAYLDVSHLPAGMYFLMILMEGQELVKQVIVI, encoded by the coding sequence ATGAAATACACCAATGCCCTTGCTATTCTTCTCTTCATTTTAATGTTACCGTCTCATAGCTATACCCAAAATTATCATCTGGACTCCTTGGCGATACTTTCCCAAGCGGTCCCGGAAAGTTCGGGCTTACTTTTCAAAGAAGGGCGATTGATTACCCATAACGATTCCGGTGGCGCTCCACACCTCTACGAAATAGATACCCTGGATGGGCAAGTGGTCCGAGAAGTTGTGATCAATAATGCCCAGAATATCGACTGGGAAGACCTTACGGCAGATTCCACCTACCTCTACATTGGCGATATCGGTAATAATTTTGGAAACCGTACAGACTTGACGATCTATAAAATTCCTTGGTCGGAATACCTGACCAGGGATAGCATCGAAGCGCAGCAGATTAACTATTCTTATTCGGATCAGCTAGATTTTTCTAATAATCAATTTTTCACACCCTATGATGCAGAGGCACTGGTGGCTATTGGAGATAGCTTGTTTTTATTTACTAAAGATTGGTCTACTGCCCACTCCAAGGTATATCCTTTGCCGAAAACGCCGGGTACCTACGCTGCTATTGCTATCGATAGTTTTGCTGTTCCTGGCTTGATAACAGGAGTTGACCTCAGTCCTGGCGGTAATCAATTACTGCTTTCTGCTTATTCGGGTACTTCGGCTTTTGTGCTGGCTTTTAGTGATTTTACCGCTTTTCCCCTTTCCGTGGAAACGGTGTACAGCTGGCCGCTTCCATTGACAGGCTCCATAAAATCTGAAGGCATCTGTTGGCGCAATGATCGTTTTGCCTACATCAGTACAGAACAAGTGGGTACGCTGCCATCAGTACTCTATCGCTTGGATACGGATTTTGTTAGTGCAGTTACGTTTCCCGAAAGTTCGCTGGTGAAAGTATTCCCACAACCCGCTACCGAGAATATACAAGTAACAGCCAAACAAATTTATGGACTCGAACTCTACAATGCCAATGGAACATTAGTGTTAAAGACAACACAAGCTTACCTAGACGTAAGTCATTTACCCGCTGGGATGTATTTCCTCATGATTCTGATGGAAGGACAAGAGCTTGTAAAACAAGTGATTGTGATTTAA
- a CDS encoding tRNA-(ms[2]io[6]A)-hydroxylase, protein MTQSEKELEGVRMLGLKLPTDPRWVNLAEMDLGEILTDHAYCEQKAATSCISLIQAYPEREELVRELAPIVTEEWGHFRSVLREMDKRQLKLGRQRKDEYVNKLLAFQKKGGSREDKLLEKLLIFALIEARSCERFRLMSLHISDVDLRDFYHRFMISEAGHYRLFIDLARKYFGAERANARWQEYLAEEAKIMDELELRGDRMH, encoded by the coding sequence ATGACACAATCGGAAAAAGAACTGGAGGGAGTCCGAATGTTAGGTCTTAAACTTCCTACAGATCCCCGTTGGGTAAACCTGGCGGAAATGGACTTAGGGGAGATCCTCACCGATCATGCTTATTGTGAGCAAAAAGCCGCTACCAGTTGTATTTCCCTCATTCAGGCATATCCGGAAAGAGAAGAACTCGTGAGAGAACTTGCACCCATAGTAACAGAAGAGTGGGGCCACTTTCGTTCCGTATTGCGGGAGATGGACAAGCGCCAGCTTAAGTTGGGGCGCCAACGCAAAGATGAGTACGTAAATAAACTTTTGGCTTTTCAGAAAAAAGGAGGCTCCAGAGAGGACAAGCTGTTGGAAAAACTCTTGATTTTTGCTTTGATAGAGGCACGTTCCTGCGAACGTTTTCGTTTGATGAGCCTACATATTTCCGATGTTGATCTACGGGATTTTTATCATCGATTTATGATTTCCGAAGCAGGTCACTATCGCTTGTTTATTGATTTGGCCAGGAAATATTTTGGTGCCGAAAGGGCCAATGCCCGTTGGCAGGAGTACCTGGCAGAAGAGGCCAAAATCATGGACGAACTAGAACTTCGAGGAGATCGAATGCACTAG
- a CDS encoding FKBP-type peptidyl-prolyl cis-trans isomerase, which produces MKQLIFLFSILALVSACDGGGSMKGTKSLETEMDSISYSVGRFFTGQFQDLGIDVNAQQLGQGLEDVANDAATISEEDGMAMMQTFQQTLMMRQGAPFTEDDPATFSIDSISYVIGADFARNMKEFDVSLNSSAFFQGAKDQIADAESMVGDQEDALMQKLTDRITKKQEAEAAVAAESIIAEGAAFIAEKAAEEGVMSTPSGLHYKVIKEGAGASPAATDRVLVHYHGTLIDGTVFDSSVDRGEPIEFGLNEVIPGWTEGVQLMKEGAKYQFYIPYDLAYGLRGSPPVIPGGATLIFDVELLEVK; this is translated from the coding sequence ATGAAACAATTAATTTTTCTTTTTAGCATCCTCGCACTGGTATCGGCTTGCGACGGTGGAGGTAGCATGAAAGGTACCAAAAGCCTTGAAACAGAGATGGATAGTATCTCTTACTCGGTTGGACGTTTCTTTACGGGGCAGTTCCAGGATTTGGGTATCGATGTCAATGCACAGCAATTGGGCCAAGGCCTGGAGGATGTAGCCAATGACGCAGCAACCATTTCGGAAGAAGATGGTATGGCCATGATGCAAACATTCCAGCAGACGCTGATGATGCGCCAGGGTGCTCCATTTACGGAAGATGATCCCGCTACTTTTTCTATCGACTCTATTTCTTATGTGATCGGTGCCGATTTTGCCCGCAACATGAAGGAATTCGACGTGAGCTTGAACAGCAGTGCTTTCTTCCAGGGAGCAAAAGATCAAATTGCTGATGCAGAAAGCATGGTCGGTGACCAGGAAGATGCTCTGATGCAGAAACTTACCGATAGAATCACCAAGAAGCAAGAAGCAGAAGCTGCTGTTGCCGCAGAATCTATCATTGCTGAAGGAGCTGCCTTTATTGCTGAAAAAGCAGCCGAAGAAGGTGTAATGAGCACGCCTTCTGGTCTTCACTATAAAGTTATCAAAGAAGGTGCTGGTGCTTCACCAGCAGCTACCGACCGCGTACTGGTACACTACCATGGTACCCTTATTGACGGTACGGTATTTGACAGCTCTGTTGATCGTGGTGAACCAATTGAATTCGGCTTGAATGAAGTTATCCCAGGATGGACTGAAGGCGTTCAGTTGATGAAGGAAGGTGCTAAGTACCAATTCTATATTCCTTACGATCTGGCTTACGGTCTCCGTGGTTCACCCCCAGTAATTCCTGGCGGTGCAACCCTCATTTTTGATGTTGAATTGCTGGAAGTCAAGTAA
- a CDS encoding carboxypeptidase-like regulatory domain-containing protein — protein MKKSLIVLLVFSCSLWSLEAQSVLDKRISLQIVEQPFEEVLYQLIDQEGVKFSFRNDILPEGLFSFDFDNKPLRTVIPELLATTHLGYRLIGEQILLIPEVPEKVATYYTISGYITDLETGESLIGTNVYDYYTQRGTVSNEYGFFSLQLPAGPALLRLSYLGYESYEELLTISGNLTMNKALQGSVTLSEVVVYPRDTSANPIAGLSTGQLIGLRETELLPSLAGEEDVIRTAFLLPGVTTGADGAEGLQIRGGDAGQNLVLLDGVPVYYINHAIGLFSIFNSDAVRSAQLLRAGFPARYGGRLSSVLDIRMKEGNQQALSGTASAGLLTTRFTLEGPILKDQSSFLVSGRWSFIHLLLKEQSRKFKASRGNDGSTDYRFYDINAKYNHTFSDRNRVFLSLYRGRDTYDDLTTSSNLLTLVSQGGDVLNYNFDQSYGEGLNWTNSVGSLRWNHLFSDQLFANFSFTYSRLDQESFYNLEDLLVEPSLNQRDSLLIRGLFRSGIQDLGLKADWQFIASPRFEYRFGIGANRRIFQPGALIVDQPIPGEEPFANNTINTTELSTYLEGKGKMGSDWEWNTGVHLAWWYVRSKGHPSIQPRLSINYFPYPRWTFSASVSRMVQNLHFLRNTTVNLPTEIWVPSTDQIKPAGAWMGNLGYQFKINTSWELQGDIYYKKMERMLSFLEGVEGFENWEENVTAGQGEAYGAEWQLRKVKGKLKGWVSYTLSKSERQFDELNLGRVYPFRYDRRHNLQLAAIYQLSPACHFSANWGYASGFALTLPLVKFTSIVPGVIIPPSGIPIALDPGSKNNIRMPAYHRLDINFHFEWQQNKRYRQELNLGIYNLYNRNNPLYYDIRRFLVNQQNTLSTRYNFVEVQLAPILPSISYKITF, from the coding sequence ATGAAAAAAAGCTTAATCGTTCTGCTGGTATTTAGCTGTAGCCTCTGGTCTTTGGAGGCCCAGAGTGTACTGGATAAAAGGATAAGCTTGCAAATCGTCGAGCAGCCTTTCGAAGAGGTTTTATACCAGCTGATTGATCAAGAGGGAGTTAAGTTTAGTTTTCGTAATGATATTCTTCCCGAAGGACTTTTTTCTTTCGATTTTGATAATAAACCACTCCGCACGGTTATTCCTGAGTTATTGGCTACTACCCATCTCGGGTATCGCCTGATCGGTGAACAGATCTTGCTTATTCCCGAAGTTCCTGAAAAGGTGGCTACTTATTATACCATCAGTGGTTACATCACCGACCTGGAAACGGGTGAAAGCCTGATTGGTACCAATGTCTACGATTATTATACCCAAAGAGGAACAGTAAGCAACGAATATGGCTTCTTCAGCTTGCAACTCCCTGCTGGCCCGGCCTTGCTTCGGCTATCTTACCTTGGTTACGAGAGTTATGAAGAGCTATTAACAATCAGTGGTAATCTTACCATGAACAAAGCCTTGCAGGGGAGTGTAACGCTCAGCGAAGTAGTAGTCTATCCACGAGATACTTCCGCCAACCCCATCGCTGGTTTGTCTACCGGACAGTTGATTGGTTTAAGAGAAACAGAATTGCTGCCAAGCTTGGCCGGAGAAGAAGATGTGATTCGTACGGCCTTCCTGCTTCCAGGTGTCACAACCGGTGCCGATGGTGCAGAAGGATTACAAATAAGAGGTGGAGATGCTGGCCAAAATTTGGTCTTGCTAGACGGCGTGCCGGTCTACTACATCAACCATGCCATTGGTCTTTTCTCCATATTTAATAGCGATGCTGTGCGGTCGGCCCAACTCTTGAGGGCTGGTTTTCCTGCTCGCTATGGTGGGCGGCTATCCAGTGTATTGGATATCCGAATGAAAGAAGGCAATCAGCAAGCCCTTTCAGGAACAGCGTCGGCTGGACTATTGACAACCCGTTTTACCCTCGAAGGGCCCATTCTCAAAGATCAATCTTCCTTTTTGGTTTCCGGCCGCTGGTCATTTATACATTTGTTGCTGAAAGAGCAGTCGCGCAAATTCAAGGCTTCCAGGGGCAATGATGGCAGTACCGATTATCGATTTTACGACATCAACGCCAAATACAATCATACCTTCTCCGATCGTAACCGGGTGTTTTTAAGTCTTTATCGGGGGCGAGATACTTACGATGACCTTACGACAAGCTCTAATTTGTTGACTTTGGTTAGCCAAGGAGGAGATGTCCTTAATTATAACTTCGATCAATCCTATGGTGAAGGCCTCAACTGGACCAATTCGGTCGGCAGCTTGCGCTGGAACCACTTGTTTTCTGATCAGCTTTTTGCAAATTTTAGTTTCACTTATAGTCGTTTGGACCAGGAGTCTTTTTATAATTTGGAAGACCTATTGGTAGAACCTTCGCTGAATCAAAGAGACTCCCTTTTGATACGTGGTCTTTTTCGTTCTGGAATCCAGGATTTGGGCCTTAAGGCCGACTGGCAGTTCATTGCAAGCCCTCGATTTGAATACCGTTTTGGAATAGGAGCTAATCGCCGCATCTTCCAACCTGGAGCCTTGATTGTTGATCAACCTATTCCAGGAGAGGAGCCTTTTGCTAATAACACGATTAACACGACCGAATTAAGTACCTATCTGGAAGGTAAAGGAAAAATGGGTAGCGACTGGGAGTGGAACACCGGTGTGCACCTGGCTTGGTGGTACGTACGTTCGAAGGGGCATCCTTCCATTCAACCAAGGTTGAGTATAAATTACTTCCCGTATCCGCGCTGGACGTTTAGTGCTTCCGTCAGCAGAATGGTGCAAAACCTACATTTTTTGAGGAATACAACGGTGAATTTGCCTACCGAAATTTGGGTGCCAAGCACCGATCAGATCAAACCTGCCGGAGCATGGATGGGAAATCTTGGCTACCAATTTAAAATTAATACTTCATGGGAGCTTCAAGGAGATATTTATTATAAAAAAATGGAAAGAATGCTATCCTTCCTGGAAGGTGTAGAAGGATTTGAAAATTGGGAAGAAAACGTAACGGCCGGCCAGGGCGAAGCTTACGGAGCAGAGTGGCAACTGAGAAAGGTGAAAGGGAAATTGAAGGGGTGGGTGAGTTATACCCTATCAAAATCAGAACGTCAATTCGATGAACTTAACTTGGGTAGGGTTTACCCTTTTCGCTATGATCGGAGACATAATCTTCAATTAGCAGCCATCTACCAGCTTTCACCAGCGTGTCATTTTTCCGCCAACTGGGGTTATGCTTCCGGGTTTGCGCTCACCTTGCCTTTGGTTAAATTTACTTCCATTGTTCCCGGTGTCATCATTCCGCCCAGTGGTATTCCTATAGCCCTTGATCCTGGAAGTAAAAATAATATCCGGATGCCAGCTTATCATCGTTTGGATATTAACTTTCACTTTGAATGGCAGCAAAATAAACGGTACCGACAGGAACTTAATTTAGGTATCTACAATCTTTACAATCGCAACAATCCACTGTACTACGATATCCGTCGGTTTTTAGTCAATCAACAGAATACGCTCAGCACACGATACAATTTTGTAGAGGTACAATTGGCACCCATACTGCCTTCAATCAGTTACAAAATCACTTTTTAA
- a CDS encoding RNA polymerase sigma-70 factor encodes MLTNPPEETVLAALNKGEEWALDNLFRAHYTYLCQAVFRIIGDRNLSEDLVQEVFYQLWRKRSSLNINQSLRAYLKKAAVNRTLNYIRDQRLIVDDESALPFDLASEQMGAIEKLETEELQAQIEAAISDLPERCRLVFGLSRFEEMSNKEIAAHLEISVKTVENQMTKALRLLREKLSPYCTF; translated from the coding sequence TTGCTAACTAATCCCCCGGAAGAAACCGTCTTAGCTGCCCTGAATAAAGGGGAGGAATGGGCCCTCGACAATTTGTTTCGAGCACATTACACCTATTTGTGCCAAGCGGTCTTTCGGATTATTGGGGATCGCAATTTGTCGGAAGATTTGGTGCAAGAAGTTTTTTACCAATTGTGGCGGAAGCGGTCTTCCTTAAACATCAATCAGTCTTTGAGAGCTTATCTCAAAAAAGCAGCAGTCAATCGAACGCTCAATTATATTCGAGACCAGCGATTGATCGTGGATGATGAAAGTGCGCTACCTTTTGATTTGGCTAGTGAGCAGATGGGGGCAATAGAAAAGTTGGAAACAGAAGAATTGCAAGCGCAAATCGAAGCTGCGATAAGTGACTTACCTGAACGTTGTCGTCTGGTATTTGGCTTGAGTCGCTTTGAGGAGATGAGCAACAAGGAAATCGCTGCTCATTTGGAGATCAGTGTGAAAACCGTGGAGAACCAAATGACCAAAGCCTTGCGTTTGCTGAGGGAGAAATTAAGTCCCTATTGTACTTTTTGA
- a CDS encoding alanine/glycine:cation symporter family protein: MKKTVLALLATLVLPLLSYAQEAGGEAALTIDQKINAFFEPITKAIESVVFVSIPLGDKLSIPFVLVWLIVGALVFTIYMGFIQFKAFGHALDVVRGKFDDPDDPGEVSHFQALTAALSGTVGVGNIAGVAFAVAIGGPGATFWMILAGLLGMASKFTECTLGVMYRNVNADGSVSGGPMYYLEKGFKEKGGPWPIIGKVLAVLFAIACIGGSFGGGNMVQINQATLQLAQITGGESSIFYNNGWIFGTIMAVVVGIVIIGGIKSIAKVTDKIVPFMVGIYVLGAIIVIGYHIADIPAAFGTIFSSAFSGDALYGGLIGVLIQGFRRAAFSNEAGVGSASIAHSAVKTDEPVSEGVVALLEPFIDTVVICTMTALVIIVTNYGGAGAEASFYGRETVGDIGLTSASFESVISWFPNVLGLAVILFALSTMISWSYYGLKSWTYLFGESKTNEIIYKVLFCGFVIVGSAISAKAVFDFGDAMIFAMCFPNVFGLYVLMPNVKRAFNDYMNRIKSGEITRID, translated from the coding sequence ATGAAGAAGACTGTACTCGCATTACTCGCAACCCTGGTACTCCCTTTGCTCAGCTATGCACAAGAGGCCGGCGGTGAAGCTGCACTGACGATTGACCAGAAAATCAATGCCTTTTTTGAACCCATTACAAAAGCTATAGAATCCGTTGTCTTTGTTTCTATTCCATTAGGAGACAAGCTCAGCATTCCATTCGTACTTGTGTGGTTGATCGTAGGAGCACTCGTATTCACCATTTACATGGGCTTTATTCAATTTAAAGCTTTTGGTCACGCCCTTGATGTGGTGCGTGGAAAATTTGACGACCCTGATGATCCAGGAGAAGTTTCTCACTTTCAAGCCCTCACGGCGGCACTATCTGGCACCGTAGGTGTTGGTAATATTGCGGGGGTGGCCTTTGCAGTAGCTATTGGTGGCCCAGGTGCTACCTTTTGGATGATCCTGGCCGGCCTTTTGGGGATGGCTTCCAAATTTACTGAGTGTACCCTTGGGGTAATGTACCGCAATGTCAACGCTGATGGTAGTGTATCAGGTGGGCCGATGTATTACCTGGAGAAAGGATTCAAAGAAAAAGGAGGCCCTTGGCCCATTATTGGCAAAGTCCTGGCTGTACTTTTCGCAATCGCATGTATTGGTGGTAGTTTTGGTGGTGGCAACATGGTTCAAATCAACCAGGCTACCCTTCAGCTCGCACAAATTACTGGTGGCGAAAGCAGTATCTTCTACAACAACGGCTGGATTTTTGGTACCATCATGGCAGTCGTTGTCGGTATCGTTATCATCGGAGGTATCAAATCCATTGCTAAAGTAACTGATAAGATCGTTCCTTTCATGGTGGGCATCTACGTTTTGGGAGCAATCATCGTCATTGGCTACCACATCGCTGACATTCCTGCGGCATTTGGCACTATTTTTTCTAGTGCTTTCAGTGGCGATGCGCTTTATGGTGGTTTAATTGGTGTGCTGATCCAAGGTTTCCGTCGAGCGGCATTCTCCAACGAAGCAGGAGTAGGTTCTGCCTCTATTGCTCACTCTGCGGTCAAAACCGATGAGCCTGTAAGCGAAGGTGTTGTTGCACTGCTTGAGCCCTTCATTGATACCGTTGTGATCTGTACGATGACCGCTTTGGTAATCATTGTCACGAACTATGGTGGTGCGGGTGCAGAGGCTTCTTTCTACGGTCGCGAAACCGTTGGCGACATTGGCCTTACTTCTGCCTCCTTTGAGTCGGTTATCAGCTGGTTCCCTAATGTGTTAGGGCTTGCGGTAATTCTCTTCGCCCTTTCTACCATGATTTCCTGGTCTTACTACGGACTCAAATCTTGGACCTACCTCTTTGGTGAAAGCAAAACCAACGAAATTATTTACAAAGTGCTCTTCTGTGGCTTTGTCATCGTAGGTTCTGCCATTTCTGCAAAAGCAGTATTTGACTTTGGTGATGCCATGATCTTTGCCATGTGTTTCCCCAATGTCTTCGGTCTTTACGTGCTGATGCCCAATGTAAAACGGGCGTTCAATGACTATATGAATCGCATCAAATCTGGCGAAATTACCCGGATTGATTAA
- a CDS encoding FecR family protein — translation MRSWEQLRKSRGQSADESAQGWEQLWKGSEKLGDDFEPNVEAGLARLKQRMAQEDMPSGRVVKMNTSTRWLRAVAAAVVLALVTWGTMTFIGGDTAPDFAWAELHTTEGETREVVLPDGSTVTMNSNTHLRYRSDLDIAEVRDIRLEGEAFFDVNRRPEQPFIIRTANVEVSVLGTSFNVRDIPGSARTEVEVASGKVGVKSLVDVTQQVVLKAEEAVVLENNVLTTYTTADRVFNGVNWRKGQLSFKNTPLEEALPQIERAYQVDLVWKTTALRNCEITGNWQEENFAAVVEILEGLTGLNVNKVAGNKYELSGSCD, via the coding sequence ATGAGATCCTGGGAACAACTTCGCAAAAGCCGAGGGCAGTCTGCTGATGAGTCAGCACAAGGCTGGGAGCAGTTGTGGAAAGGTAGTGAAAAGTTAGGTGATGATTTTGAGCCCAATGTAGAAGCTGGCCTTGCCCGTCTTAAACAAAGGATGGCACAAGAAGATATGCCCTCAGGAAGGGTTGTGAAAATGAATACTTCTACCCGCTGGTTAAGAGCTGTCGCCGCTGCGGTAGTTTTGGCTTTGGTGACTTGGGGTACCATGACTTTTATCGGTGGTGATACTGCACCTGATTTTGCTTGGGCAGAACTTCATACCACTGAAGGAGAAACCCGTGAGGTTGTACTGCCTGATGGTTCTACCGTCACTATGAATAGCAATACCCATCTTCGTTACCGTAGCGACCTGGATATAGCGGAAGTAAGGGATATCCGCTTAGAGGGGGAAGCTTTTTTTGATGTTAATCGCCGACCTGAGCAACCTTTTATCATTCGCACAGCCAATGTAGAAGTGAGCGTTTTGGGGACAAGTTTCAATGTAAGAGATATTCCTGGATCAGCTCGAACTGAGGTAGAAGTGGCTAGCGGTAAAGTAGGGGTGAAAAGCTTGGTGGATGTTACCCAACAAGTAGTCCTCAAAGCGGAAGAGGCAGTTGTATTGGAGAATAATGTGCTCACTACTTATACCACTGCTGATCGTGTATTTAATGGCGTTAACTGGCGAAAAGGGCAGCTAAGTTTCAAAAACACTCCTCTTGAAGAAGCTTTGCCTCAAATAGAAAGAGCCTACCAGGTAGACCTCGTCTGGAAGACGACTGCTTTGCGTAATTGTGAGATTACCGGCAATTGGCAGGAAGAAAACTTTGCTGCGGTTGTTGAAATTCTGGAAGGTCTTACTGGCCTCAACGTCAATAAAGTTGCAGGAAATAAATATGAGCTAAGTGGTAGTTGTGACTAA
- a CDS encoding DUF4249 domain-containing protein produces MFLFRQILPLSLLVFLCMGATCERTVELDIDEPPPRLVVNSSFTLGELVRVSVAKSQGILDNSLPEYLADASVMLYKGDKFIEELVLVIDPAPRIAPYYTTRFFKPEAATTYTIRVEALGFEPVEAHSFIPEPVPFSSLQVSNFKEEDGSATFRKRYTYQIDLDFDDPIGEDNFYHLNVFQEILSVTITGADTSIDGRSLQRIDLVQDNPKIIADAMIGGLLLKNNPSEGGFRFQVSVEIVPEFEALGQIYAELRTVSEEYYLYYTTFSRQQNQSDGPFNDPIVIFNNVENGHGYFAGYNFTQDSVSLSF; encoded by the coding sequence GTGTTCCTTTTTCGTCAAATATTACCCCTTAGTTTGTTGGTGTTCCTCTGTATGGGGGCTACCTGTGAACGTACGGTAGAGCTTGATATCGACGAGCCACCACCCCGCTTGGTGGTCAATAGTAGTTTCACTTTAGGCGAATTAGTACGGGTTTCAGTGGCCAAAAGTCAGGGCATTTTAGACAATAGTCTACCCGAATATTTGGCTGATGCGAGTGTTATGCTTTATAAAGGAGATAAGTTTATTGAAGAATTAGTACTGGTTATTGACCCAGCGCCGCGTATTGCCCCTTATTATACGACGCGATTTTTTAAACCAGAAGCCGCTACTACCTATACCATACGAGTAGAAGCTCTTGGTTTTGAACCCGTTGAAGCTCATAGCTTTATACCTGAACCTGTGCCGTTTTCTTCATTGCAAGTCTCCAATTTCAAGGAAGAAGATGGGAGTGCAACTTTCCGTAAACGTTACACCTATCAAATAGATTTGGATTTTGATGACCCAATCGGGGAAGACAACTTTTACCATCTGAATGTCTTTCAAGAAATCTTAAGTGTGACGATAACTGGTGCCGACACTTCGATCGATGGGCGCAGCTTACAGCGCATCGACTTGGTGCAGGATAATCCCAAAATTATCGCTGATGCGATGATTGGTGGCTTGCTCCTTAAAAACAATCCAAGCGAAGGGGGGTTCCGCTTCCAGGTTAGTGTAGAAATAGTGCCAGAGTTTGAGGCTTTAGGCCAAATTTATGCGGAACTGCGAACAGTTTCTGAAGAATATTACCTCTATTATACCACGTTTAGCCGCCAGCAGAACCAGTCGGATGGCCCTTTTAACGATCCTATCGTTATTTTCAACAACGTTGAGAATGGGCATGGTTACTTTGCCGGATATAATTTCACCCAGGATTCGGTGAGCCTCAGTTTTTAG